From one Mustelus asterias chromosome 2, sMusAst1.hap1.1, whole genome shotgun sequence genomic stretch:
- the LOC144504002 gene encoding forkhead box protein F2-like produces MTTESPQQHLEPPANIRSSPVPGVLKSALITQQSPAMENSTLAKVKKTNGGLRRPEKPPYSYIALIVMAIQSSPTKRLTLSEIYQFLQTRFPFFRGSYQGWKNSVRHNLSLNECFIKLPKGLGRPGKGHYWTIDPASEFMFEEGSFRRRPRGFRRKCQTLKPMYRMMNGLGFGPSLIPQPFDFQGPTTSLSCHANGYNLENSLSMMSNSMSGSYDGLSSGHHVPHMSPNPGSTYMASCPVSSGGEYGPDSSSSPVPSSPVIASALECHSPYSASAAQWSSSGGSPYIKQQSLGHINSVPSSLHSSMSSYSLEQSYLHQNTRDPAEITVGLPRYQTHSSPVCDRKDFVLNFNGISSFHPSPSGSYYHHHHQSVCQDIKPCVM; encoded by the exons ATGACTACCGAATCCCCACAACAGCATCTGGAGCCTCCGGCCAACATAAGATCCAGCCCGGTCCCGGGAGTGCTGAAGTCGGCCCTGATCACACAGCAATCCCCGGCCATGGAGAACTCCACTCTGGCCAAAGTCAAGAAGACCAACGGTGGCTTGCGGCGGCCCGAGAAGCCCCCTTACTCTTACATCGCCCTGATAGTGATGGCCATTCAGAGCTCCCCCACCAAGCGGCTGACCCTGAGTGAGATCTACCAATTCCTGCAGACCCGCTTCCCCTTCTTCCGGGGCTCCTACCAGGGCTGGAAGAACTCGGTGCGCCACAATCTCTCCCTGAACGAGTGCTTCATCAAGTTGCCAAAGGGTCTCGGCAGACCCGGGAAGGGACATTACTGGACTATTGACCCGGCCAGCGAATTCATGTTTGAGGAAGGCTCGTTCCGCCGCAGACCCCGAGGCTTCCGCAGGAAATGCCAGACCCTCAAACCCATGTATCGGATGATGAACGGCTTAGGGTTTGGCCCCTCTCTCATCCCGCAACCCTTCGACTTCCAGGGCCCGACGACTTCGCTTTCCTGCCACGCCAACGGCTACAACCTGGAGAACAGCCTCAGCATGATGAGTAACTCAATGTCCGGGAGCTATGATGGACTCAGCAGCGGCCACCACGTCCCCCACATGTCCCCCAACCCTGGCTCGACATACATGGCCAGCTGCCCCGTGTCTTCGGGTGGGGAGTATGGTCCCGACAGCAGCAGTAGCCCAGTGCCATCCTCCCCTGTTATTGCCAGTGCCTTGGAATGCCATTCCCCCTATTCAGCCTCGGCTGCCCAGTGGTCATCCTCGGGAGGTTCCCCGTACATTAAGCAGCAGAGCCTGGGTCACATCAACTCTGTCCCTTCCAGCCTTCACTCCAGCATGTCTTCCTACTCGCTGGAACAGAGTTACCTACACCAGAATACAAGGGACCCGGCCGAAATTACAG TGGGGCTCCCTCGCTATCAGACTCACTCCTCGCCTGTTTGTGACAGAAAGGATTTCGTGCTCAACTTCAACGGGATCTCTTCTTTCCACCCCTCGCCCAGCGGCTCATACTATCACCACCACCATCAGAGTGTGTGTCAGGACATCAAACCTTGTGTTATGTGA